From a single Nostoc sp. MS1 genomic region:
- a CDS encoding alkene reductase has product MSTNINLFSPYQLGELELPNRVVMAPLTRQRAGEGNVPHQLNAIYYAQRASAGLIIAEATQVTPQGQGYPHTPGIHSPEQVAGWKLVTDTVHQQGGRIFLQLWHVGRISHPDLQPDGVLPVAPSAIAPKGEVFTYEGKKPYVTPRALETSEIPNIVEQYRQGAANALAAGFDGVEIHSANGYLIDQFLRDSTNQRTDKYGGSVENRARLLLEITEAVTSVWDSQRVGVRLSPSGTFNDISDSNPLETFGYAAQALNRFNLAYLHIFEAIEADIRHGAKVVPTSYLRERFTGTLIVNGGYTREKADTVLANNAADLVAFGTLFISNPDLPERLALNAPLNQPDPSTYYGGGEKGYTDYPFLELASK; this is encoded by the coding sequence ATGTCTACAAATATCAACTTATTTTCTCCTTACCAATTGGGAGAATTAGAATTACCCAACCGTGTTGTTATGGCTCCCTTAACTAGACAAAGGGCTGGCGAAGGGAATGTGCCACATCAATTAAATGCAATTTACTACGCTCAACGTGCTTCGGCTGGGTTAATTATTGCTGAAGCCACACAAGTTACACCCCAAGGACAAGGCTATCCCCATACACCAGGGATTCATTCCCCAGAACAGGTTGCAGGGTGGAAATTAGTAACTGATACTGTACATCAACAAGGCGGGAGAATTTTTCTGCAATTGTGGCACGTAGGCAGAATTTCTCATCCTGACTTACAACCGGATGGGGTATTACCTGTAGCACCTTCGGCTATTGCGCCTAAAGGTGAAGTATTTACTTATGAGGGAAAGAAACCTTATGTTACTCCTCGTGCTTTGGAAACATCGGAAATTCCAAATATTGTAGAACAATATCGCCAAGGAGCAGCGAACGCCCTAGCGGCTGGGTTTGATGGTGTAGAGATTCATAGTGCTAATGGTTATTTAATTGACCAGTTTCTTAGGGATAGCACTAATCAACGTACAGACAAGTATGGCGGTTCCGTAGAAAATCGCGCCCGGTTGTTGTTAGAAATCACTGAGGCGGTGACGAGTGTATGGGATTCTCAACGGGTGGGTGTCAGACTCTCACCCAGTGGCACATTTAATGATATTAGTGACTCAAATCCTCTAGAGACGTTTGGTTATGCGGCTCAAGCTTTGAACCGTTTCAACTTGGCATACTTACATATCTTTGAAGCTATCGAAGCAGACATTAGACACGGTGCAAAAGTTGTACCTACCAGTTATCTGCGGGAACGCTTTACAGGTACACTCATCGTTAATGGTGGTTACACCCGTGAAAAAGCTGATACTGTACTAGCAAATAACGCAGCCGATTTAGTTGCTTTTGGTACTTTGTTTATCTCCAACCCTGATTTGCCTGAACGCTTGGCACTCAATGCACCACTCAATCAGCCAGATCCCTCAACCTATTATGGTGGTGGGGAAAAAGGTTATACAGATTATCCATTTTTAGAACTTGCTAGTAAATAA
- a CDS encoding nitroreductase family protein, translating into MSSITQTQALDVPSAIVQRRSIKTFKNDAIAPELLKQLVELTVAAPSSFNIQDWRIILVQDEAQKAALAAASWNQKQIIEAPVTFVFAADTTAGEGDLTPIFETALGTGAWNEGTVNYFKDSIPQFQAGLGDKRREYAIKDAIIAATHLVLAAESLGLSTCFMNGWVEDKVKEVIGAADNSNLAIAVLVPVGYAAEPRLNPGRLPLSSNVFVDTIHNPYVG; encoded by the coding sequence ATGAGTAGTATCACCCAAACTCAAGCTTTAGATGTACCAAGCGCTATAGTTCAACGCCGCTCGATCAAAACTTTTAAGAATGATGCGATCGCACCTGAATTACTCAAGCAACTGGTAGAGTTAACAGTAGCCGCACCCAGTAGCTTTAATATTCAAGATTGGCGGATTATTCTCGTCCAAGATGAAGCGCAAAAGGCAGCCCTCGCCGCCGCCTCCTGGAACCAAAAACAAATTATCGAAGCACCAGTTACCTTTGTCTTTGCAGCCGATACCACGGCTGGGGAAGGAGATTTAACGCCAATTTTTGAAACAGCTTTAGGAACTGGAGCCTGGAACGAAGGTACAGTTAATTATTTTAAAGACTCAATACCCCAATTTCAAGCAGGGTTAGGAGATAAGCGTCGGGAGTACGCCATTAAAGATGCAATTATCGCAGCGACTCATTTAGTATTAGCGGCAGAAAGTTTAGGCTTATCTACCTGCTTTATGAATGGTTGGGTTGAAGACAAAGTTAAAGAAGTGATTGGCGCGGCTGATAATTCCAATTTAGCGATCGCAGTTTTAGTTCCCGTTGGCTATGCAGCAGAACCCCGATTAAACCCTGGTCGTTTGCCATTGTCTAGCAACGTCTTTGTAGATACAATTCATAATCCTTACGTCGGATAA
- a CDS encoding antitoxin encodes MNIAKLSTDGTHQVVILPEDFQLTGTEVYVKKIGNAIVLIAKDNPWESLIESLDKFSDDFMTNRNQPLTETRESR; translated from the coding sequence ATGAATATTGCCAAACTCAGCACTGATGGCACTCATCAAGTCGTTATTTTACCTGAAGATTTTCAACTCACAGGCACAGAAGTTTATGTTAAAAAAATCGGTAATGCAATTGTTCTTATTGCCAAAGATAATCCTTGGGAATCTCTAATTGAGAGTTTAGACAAATTTTCCGATGATTTCATGACTAATAGAAATCAGCCATTAACAGAAACTAGAGAGAGTAGGTAA
- the vapC gene encoding type II toxin-antitoxin system tRNA(fMet)-specific endonuclease VapC → MQYLLDTNICIYLIKQKPQKVLDKFQTLSIFEIGISSITVAELEYGVAKSQQKEKNRTALLQFLLPLEIVEFNQASATIYGSIRSYLESQGSVIGAMGMLIAAHALSLGVTLVSNNIREFSRIPNLLLENWV, encoded by the coding sequence ATGCAATACCTGCTTGATACCAATATTTGCATTTACCTCATCAAGCAAAAACCTCAAAAAGTACTGGATAAATTTCAAACCTTAAGTATTTTTGAGATAGGTATTTCCTCTATTACTGTTGCTGAACTTGAGTACGGAGTTGCTAAAAGCCAACAAAAAGAGAAAAACCGTACAGCTTTGCTACAATTTTTGCTACCTCTAGAAATTGTCGAATTTAATCAAGCATCTGCAACGATTTACGGCAGCATTAGAAGTTATCTTGAAAGTCAAGGGAGCGTTATTGGTGCAATGGGTATGCTCATCGCCGCTCATGCCTTAAGTTTAGGAGTAACTCTTGTCAGCAATAATATTAGAGAATTTTCTCGCATTCCTAATTTGTTATTAGAAAATTGGGTTTAA
- a CDS encoding DUF2973 domain-containing protein → MLHLLYILAFTVLAVIAVANLIRNLIMFSFDRDGLRSGGGNQGGYGYLSSNRQVAPHPELLDSTGKFIKEPLLVMRSINVEDARQQLDALYESSPGHKSEKSEEA, encoded by the coding sequence ATGTTACACCTACTCTATATTCTGGCTTTTACGGTTCTGGCTGTCATAGCTGTTGCTAACTTAATTCGCAACTTAATTATGTTTAGTTTTGATCGTGATGGGTTGCGTTCTGGTGGTGGAAATCAGGGAGGCTATGGTTACTTATCATCCAATAGACAAGTCGCACCACATCCAGAATTATTGGATAGTACAGGTAAATTTATTAAAGAGCCTCTGTTGGTTATGCGTTCTATTAATGTTGAAGATGCCCGTCAACAATTAGATGCTCTTTATGAATCTTCACCAGGACATAAAAGCGAAAAATCAGAAGAAGCATAG
- a CDS encoding DUF2605 domain-containing protein, with protein MSDSNISGTDLLKTVLEPLLDDFQYWFKRSCDFLETERLSFMDEQEQLDLLLRVKQAQEELNTARMLFAATEGQVGIDMATMTPWHQLVTECWNVAARFRSQQSN; from the coding sequence ATGTCAGACTCGAACATATCGGGAACTGATCTGCTAAAGACGGTATTGGAACCGTTGCTAGACGATTTTCAGTATTGGTTTAAGCGATCGTGTGACTTTCTGGAAACTGAGCGGCTCTCATTTATGGATGAACAAGAGCAGTTAGACTTGCTTTTACGTGTTAAGCAAGCCCAGGAAGAACTAAACACAGCAAGAATGCTGTTTGCTGCTACTGAGGGGCAAGTGGGAATTGACATGGCAACGATGACACCTTGGCATCAATTAGTAACTGAATGCTGGAATGTAGCAGCACGCTTTCGTTCTCAGCAGTCTAATTAA
- the thrS gene encoding threonine--tRNA ligase, whose protein sequence is MVQQPMSPNQDPNNQPEQPQKIYLPRTSESETLKKIRHTASHVMAMAVQKLFPKAQVTIGPWIENGFYYDFDNPEPFSDKDLKAIQKEMVKIINRKLPVIREEVSREEAQRRIEEIKEPYKLEILADIKQEPITIYHLGEEWWDLCAGPHVENTKEINPKAIELESVAGAYWRGDETKAQLQRIYATAWETPEQLTEYKRRKEEALRRDHRKLGKELGLFIFSEQVGPGLPLWTPKGTLLRSILEDYLKQEQIKRGYQQVVTPHIGRVDLFKTSGHWQKYKDDLFPMMAEDEKAAEQEQGFVLKAMNCPFHIQIYKSELRSYRELPIRLAEFGTVYRYEQSGELGGLTRVRGFTQDDAHIFVTPEQLDEEFLKVVDLILSVIKTLKLGSFKARLSFRDPASDKYIGADEAWNQAENAIRRAVETLGMDHFEGIGEAAFYGPKLDFIVKDALDREWQLGTVQVDYNLPERFDLEYVAEDGSRKRPVMIHRAPFGSLERLIGILIEEYAGDFPLWLAPVQARLLPVGEAQLDFTKEVAAKMQALGIRAEVDNSGDRLGKLIRNAEKDKIPVMAVIGAKEVETNTLSIRTRASGELGAIPVDEVVQKMKDAIANYENF, encoded by the coding sequence ATGGTTCAGCAGCCAATGTCGCCTAATCAAGACCCCAACAATCAGCCAGAACAACCCCAAAAAATTTACTTACCGCGTACCAGCGAATCAGAAACCTTAAAAAAGATTCGCCACACCGCTTCCCATGTAATGGCAATGGCAGTGCAGAAGCTGTTCCCCAAGGCGCAAGTTACAATTGGCCCCTGGATTGAGAATGGATTTTATTACGACTTTGACAATCCAGAGCCATTTAGTGATAAGGATCTTAAAGCCATCCAAAAAGAGATGGTGAAGATTATTAATCGCAAACTGCCAGTAATTCGGGAAGAAGTCAGCCGCGAAGAAGCCCAACGACGCATTGAGGAAATCAAAGAGCCTTATAAATTAGAAATCTTGGCAGATATTAAACAAGAACCGATCACAATTTACCACTTAGGAGAAGAGTGGTGGGATTTGTGCGCCGGGCCTCATGTAGAAAACACTAAAGAAATCAACCCGAAAGCAATTGAGTTAGAAAGTGTTGCGGGTGCTTATTGGCGTGGGGATGAAACCAAAGCCCAATTACAACGTATTTATGCTACTGCGTGGGAGACTCCCGAACAACTAACCGAGTATAAGCGCCGCAAAGAAGAAGCCTTACGACGCGACCACCGTAAACTCGGTAAAGAATTGGGATTATTTATCTTTTCTGAACAAGTAGGGCCTGGTTTACCTTTGTGGACGCCTAAAGGTACTTTGCTACGCAGCATTTTAGAAGATTATCTCAAGCAAGAACAAATCAAACGTGGCTACCAACAGGTTGTAACCCCTCACATTGGCAGAGTTGATTTATTTAAAACCTCTGGACACTGGCAGAAATACAAAGATGATTTGTTTCCCATGATGGCAGAGGATGAAAAAGCAGCAGAACAAGAACAAGGCTTTGTTCTCAAAGCTATGAACTGCCCTTTTCACATCCAAATATACAAGAGTGAGTTACGTTCATATCGAGAATTACCGATTAGATTAGCTGAATTTGGTACTGTTTACCGTTATGAGCAATCTGGGGAACTAGGCGGTTTAACTCGTGTACGTGGCTTTACTCAAGACGATGCTCACATCTTTGTTACCCCAGAACAGTTAGATGAAGAATTTCTCAAGGTCGTAGATTTGATATTGTCGGTGATTAAGACTTTAAAATTAGGTAGTTTTAAAGCGCGACTCAGTTTCCGTGATCCAGCTAGCGATAAATACATCGGTGCAGATGAAGCTTGGAACCAAGCCGAAAATGCTATTCGTCGTGCAGTTGAAACCTTGGGGATGGATCATTTTGAAGGTATTGGGGAAGCCGCCTTCTACGGGCCTAAGTTAGACTTCATTGTCAAAGATGCTTTAGATAGAGAATGGCAATTAGGCACCGTACAGGTAGATTACAACTTACCAGAACGCTTTGATTTGGAATACGTCGCTGAAGATGGTTCCCGCAAACGTCCGGTAATGATTCACCGTGCGCCTTTCGGTTCTCTAGAACGGCTGATTGGTATCTTAATTGAAGAATATGCGGGGGATTTCCCCTTATGGTTAGCACCAGTGCAAGCGAGATTGTTACCTGTAGGCGAAGCACAGCTTGACTTTACCAAAGAGGTAGCCGCAAAAATGCAGGCATTGGGTATTCGTGCCGAAGTTGACAATAGTGGCGATCGCTTGGGTAAACTCATCCGCAACGCCGAAAAAGATAAAATACCCGTGATGGCAGTTATAGGAGCTAAGGAAGTAGAAACCAACACCCTCAGCATCCGTACCCGCGCTTCTGGGGAGTTAGGCGCTATACCTGTGGATGAAGTAGTACAGAAGATGAAGGATGCGATCGCTAACTACGAGAACTTCTAG
- the cysE gene encoding serine O-acetyltransferase, with product MLSTLRADFRIIFERDPAARNLLEVLFCYPGLQALLFHRVANWLHRVGIPFIPRLISHIARFLTGIEIHPGATIGEGVFIDHGMGVVIGETAIIGNYALIYQGVTLGGTGKESGKRHPTLGENVVVGAGAKVLGNIEIGNNVRIGAGSVVLRDVPSNCTVVGIPGRIVYRSGARVDPLEHNNLPDSEAQVIRALVDRIELLEQQIQALQDNQSVSKSFALVAATASEEKISHDSQWCNLKDKAIQEFLDGAGI from the coding sequence GTGCTATCTACACTACGTGCGGACTTTCGTATTATATTTGAACGTGACCCGGCTGCCCGTAACTTGCTGGAGGTCTTGTTTTGTTACCCCGGTTTGCAAGCCCTATTATTCCATCGGGTAGCTAACTGGCTTCATCGTGTCGGGATACCGTTTATACCCCGTCTGATTTCTCATATTGCCCGATTTTTAACAGGGATTGAAATTCACCCTGGTGCAACAATAGGAGAAGGTGTGTTTATCGACCACGGTATGGGTGTAGTAATTGGTGAGACTGCGATCATCGGAAATTACGCCTTAATTTATCAAGGTGTTACCCTTGGGGGAACAGGTAAAGAAAGCGGTAAACGTCACCCAACTCTGGGGGAAAATGTTGTTGTTGGTGCGGGTGCTAAGGTACTCGGTAATATTGAAATTGGCAACAATGTGCGTATTGGTGCTGGGTCTGTTGTGTTAAGAGATGTACCCTCTAACTGTACAGTTGTGGGTATTCCAGGGCGAATTGTTTATCGTTCTGGTGCTAGAGTCGATCCCTTGGAACATAACAATTTACCCGACTCCGAAGCGCAAGTAATTCGTGCTTTAGTTGACCGCATCGAATTATTAGAACAGCAAATACAAGCTTTACAGGATAACCAGTCTGTTTCCAAATCTTTTGCTTTAGTTGCTGCGACTGCTTCAGAAGAAAAAATTTCTCATGATTCTCAATGGTGCAATCTCAAGGATAAGGCAATACAAGAATTTCTTGATGGTGCAGGGATCTAG
- a CDS encoding Npun_F5749 family FMN-dependent PPOX-type flavoprotein gives MSLAPWRSAIAHALHRNRSLVYSRYLQLATVKANGHPANRTVVFRGFLADTNQLKFITDARSDKIDQIQQHAWAEACWYFPNTREQFRISGCLTLVNNESYPHLQPARIATWQELSDAARLQFAWPHPGKDKEDQAAFNPPPPDPQKPIPNFCLLLLEPNQVDHLELRGEPQNRYLYRLDDQEWSMQTVNP, from the coding sequence ATGTCCCTTGCTCCTTGGCGAAGTGCGATCGCCCATGCTCTCCATCGTAACCGCAGCTTAGTTTACTCTCGTTACCTACAATTAGCCACAGTCAAAGCCAATGGTCATCCAGCTAATCGGACTGTAGTTTTTAGAGGCTTTTTAGCCGATACTAACCAGCTAAAATTCATTACCGATGCCCGAAGCGATAAAATCGACCAGATACAGCAGCACGCTTGGGCAGAAGCCTGTTGGTACTTCCCAAACACAAGAGAACAATTCCGCATTAGTGGCTGTTTAACCTTGGTAAACAATGAATCTTACCCTCATCTCCAACCAGCCCGAATTGCTACTTGGCAAGAACTCAGTGATGCAGCACGCTTACAGTTTGCTTGGCCTCATCCTGGGAAAGACAAAGAAGATCAGGCAGCTTTTAACCCACCGCCACCTGATCCTCAAAAACCCATACCGAATTTTTGCCTACTACTCCTCGAACCCAACCAGGTAGACCATTTGGAATTACGTGGTGAACCACAAAACCGTTACCTCTATCGTCTTGATGACCAAGAATGGTCTATGCAGACTGTTAATCCATAA
- the nrdJ gene encoding ribonucleoside-triphosphate reductase, adenosylcobalamin-dependent — protein MVRELERKRQSARFPESAPAANPVFFRTYSRRTEAGLRETWDEVCDRTLKDLIELGKLTEEEVAILEKSQRNLKALPSGRWLWVGGTDWVNKSKNFSGAYNCTSTNLKDWKAFGLMMNLAMMGCGTGAVIEPQHTNQLPPIRNRLNVIVQGEIGTTAKNLRREFTQTVIEGNKATIYVGDSREGWVESYQALLELSTDERFTDEVQVFVDVSDVRQAGETLKGFGGVANPVKLPGLYQRCAAILNKAVGRQLNSVECCLLIDEAAVTIVAGNIRRSAGMRQFTSDDQLGANAKDNLWQQDENGNWRIDPERDSLRMANHTRVFHRKPTLQESIDAVRKQYYSGEGAIQWAGEAIARANIDLLPTQALKVDFLKAYKQGTAKNWLEKHYPHIDTDELEHRLARYGLNPCGEIIGSDFHCNLSEVHLNQIDPFDYKEQEEAFTAGALSVATLLNHKFQEPRYQYSRELDPIVGVSFTGLFDFFVHAFGVEWLRWWEEGRPETTQGLAFKREEEKYLTSWREIVHRVVWDYCDRHNIKRPNRCTTVQPSGTKSLLTGASPGWHPPKAQRFIRRITFRKNDPVALACIDYGYNVIPSQSDKDEQGNLLNDPFDPRVTEWLVEIPVAVSWADLAGADTIEISKFGAIAQMDFYMQVQKFYVTHNTSATIELREHEVETLGTKIWEAIHNDEGYISAALLARFDDHQTFPRLPFEPISKETYEQMVAEVAQRRKTDDFYTVVSRYDFGELMEVGPAGCDSDKCMMPEQSPN, from the coding sequence ATGGTTCGTGAGCTTGAGAGAAAACGTCAGAGTGCAAGGTTTCCTGAATCTGCCCCGGCTGCAAATCCGGTATTTTTTAGAACTTATAGCCGCCGTACAGAAGCGGGGTTAAGGGAAACATGGGATGAGGTATGCGATCGCACCCTCAAGGATTTGATTGAATTAGGTAAGCTTACTGAAGAAGAAGTAGCAATTCTAGAGAAGTCACAACGGAACCTCAAAGCCTTACCCAGTGGTCGTTGGTTGTGGGTAGGGGGTACAGACTGGGTTAACAAATCCAAAAACTTCTCCGGTGCGTATAATTGCACATCCACCAACCTCAAAGACTGGAAAGCCTTTGGGTTGATGATGAATCTGGCGATGATGGGCTGTGGGACGGGGGCTGTCATCGAACCACAACATACTAATCAACTACCACCCATCCGTAATCGCTTGAATGTTATTGTTCAAGGAGAAATTGGTACTACTGCTAAAAATTTACGTCGTGAATTTACACAAACCGTTATAGAAGGTAACAAAGCTACTATCTACGTTGGAGATAGCCGTGAGGGTTGGGTAGAATCTTATCAAGCCCTGCTGGAACTGTCCACCGATGAAAGATTTACTGATGAAGTACAGGTATTTGTTGATGTGAGCGATGTACGCCAAGCGGGGGAAACCCTCAAAGGCTTTGGAGGAGTTGCTAATCCTGTAAAGTTACCGGGATTGTATCAACGCTGTGCAGCCATTCTCAATAAAGCTGTAGGCAGACAATTAAACTCCGTAGAGTGCTGTCTGTTAATTGACGAGGCGGCTGTAACAATTGTTGCAGGCAATATACGAAGAAGCGCGGGCATGAGGCAGTTCACCTCTGACGACCAATTGGGGGCAAATGCCAAAGATAACCTGTGGCAGCAAGATGAAAACGGTAACTGGCGTATTGATCCTGAGCGTGATTCTTTACGAATGGCAAATCATACCAGAGTTTTTCACCGCAAGCCTACACTGCAAGAATCTATTGATGCTGTACGTAAACAATACTACAGTGGCGAAGGTGCGATTCAATGGGCTGGAGAAGCTATAGCTAGAGCAAATATTGATTTACTACCCACACAAGCTTTAAAAGTTGATTTCTTGAAGGCTTATAAGCAAGGAACAGCTAAAAATTGGTTAGAAAAACATTATCCACATATAGATACTGATGAGTTAGAGCATCGCTTGGCTCGATATGGCTTAAATCCTTGTGGAGAAATTATTGGTAGTGACTTCCACTGTAATCTATCAGAAGTTCACCTGAATCAAATTGACCCATTTGATTACAAAGAACAAGAGGAGGCTTTCACGGCTGGGGCTTTATCTGTAGCGACACTTTTAAACCATAAATTCCAAGAACCGCGCTATCAATATAGTCGGGAATTAGACCCAATTGTCGGGGTTTCTTTTACTGGCTTGTTTGATTTCTTTGTCCATGCTTTTGGTGTGGAGTGGTTGCGCTGGTGGGAGGAAGGTAGACCGGAAACAACCCAAGGATTGGCGTTTAAGCGCGAGGAAGAAAAATACCTTACCTCTTGGCGCGAGATTGTGCATCGGGTAGTGTGGGATTATTGCGATCGCCACAACATTAAACGCCCCAATCGTTGTACTACAGTCCAGCCTAGTGGGACAAAATCACTTCTTACTGGTGCTAGTCCTGGTTGGCATCCCCCCAAAGCTCAAAGGTTTATCCGTCGGATTACGTTCCGTAAAAATGACCCCGTAGCTTTGGCTTGTATTGACTACGGTTACAACGTCATACCATCGCAGTCAGATAAGGATGAACAGGGTAACTTGCTTAATGATCCCTTCGATCCTAGAGTGACTGAATGGCTAGTAGAAATTCCTGTTGCTGTATCTTGGGCTGATTTAGCGGGTGCTGATACTATTGAAATCAGTAAATTTGGTGCGATCGCCCAAATGGATTTTTATATGCAGGTACAGAAGTTCTACGTTACCCACAACACATCTGCAACCATTGAACTCCGGGAACACGAAGTAGAAACTTTAGGTACAAAAATTTGGGAAGCCATTCACAACGATGAAGGCTATATCAGTGCTGCACTTCTCGCTAGATTTGATGACCATCAAACTTTCCCTCGCCTACCATTTGAACCGATTTCTAAAGAAACTTATGAGCAAATGGTGGCTGAAGTTGCCCAACGTCGCAAAACTGATGATTTCTACACCGTTGTCAGCCGCTATGATTTCGGCGAGTTAATGGAAGTAGGCCCAGCAGGTTGTGACTCTGATAAGTGCATGATGCCTGAACAAAGTCCGAATTAG
- a CDS encoding lysophospholipid acyltransferase family protein, giving the protein MSQKQHTRNTKLGWSLQERDPEFIKSVMPILGFFYDHYFRVQTSGWENIPAQQKALIVGSHNGGLAAPDMLMMMYDWFRRFGVERPVYGLMHPRVWEVTPPIAGLVAKTGAIMAHPKMAYAALRSGASLLVYPGGAEDVFRPYNLRNKIYFADRQGFIKLALRENVPIIPAISSGAHDTLIVLADIYKIVRKLHDRGMPWLLGIDPVVFPIYLGWPWGLSIGPLPNIPFPVTIHTRICPPIVFEHYGREAASDRHYVNECYNLVLSKMQYELDKLVDESSH; this is encoded by the coding sequence TTGTCTCAAAAGCAACATACCCGAAACACAAAACTTGGATGGTCTTTACAAGAGCGAGATCCAGAGTTTATTAAATCTGTTATGCCCATATTGGGTTTTTTCTATGATCATTATTTTCGAGTGCAAACCAGTGGTTGGGAAAACATCCCCGCACAGCAGAAAGCCTTAATTGTTGGTTCCCATAATGGTGGACTAGCGGCTCCTGATATGCTGATGATGATGTATGACTGGTTTCGCCGATTTGGAGTAGAACGACCAGTCTATGGTCTGATGCACCCCAGAGTTTGGGAAGTTACCCCACCAATCGCGGGGCTAGTAGCGAAAACCGGAGCGATTATGGCTCATCCTAAAATGGCTTATGCGGCTTTACGCTCTGGAGCTAGTTTATTAGTTTATCCAGGGGGAGCAGAAGACGTTTTTCGTCCCTATAATTTACGTAATAAAATCTATTTTGCTGACAGACAAGGATTTATTAAACTAGCACTGCGGGAAAATGTACCGATTATTCCGGCAATTTCCTCTGGCGCTCACGATACTTTAATTGTGCTAGCGGACATATATAAAATTGTCAGGAAATTACACGATCGCGGAATGCCTTGGTTACTTGGTATCGATCCAGTAGTATTTCCCATTTATCTAGGCTGGCCTTGGGGATTATCAATCGGCCCATTACCCAATATTCCTTTTCCTGTCACCATACACACGCGGATTTGTCCACCGATTGTATTTGAACATTATGGCAGGGAAGCCGCAAGCGATCGCCATTATGTCAATGAATGCTACAACTTGGTTTTAAGCAAGATGCAGTATGAGTTGGACAAGTTAGTAGATGAGTCTAGTCATTAG
- a CDS encoding D-alanine--D-alanine ligase family protein: MSKLRVGLLFGGRSGEHEVSISSARAIASALSAGENANKYEILPFYIQKDGRWLAGEAPQKVLQSGVPLLESSNSSSSTASNIVANPQQQTLERWHSPSQVAEVDVWFPILHGPNGEDGTIQGLLTLMQIPFVGSGVLGSALGMDKIAMKMAFAQAGIPQVKYKAVTRAQVWSNACVFPKLCDEIEADLGYPCFVKPANLGSSVGISKVRSRQELENALDNAAHYDRRIIVEAGVVAREVECAVLGNDQPQASVVGEITFDSDFYDYETKYTQGKADLLIPAAIPDEISRKIQDMAVQAFAAVDAAGLARVDFFYVEATGEVLINEINTLPGFTATSMYPQLWAYSGIPFPELVDRLVQLAIERHNPSV; this comes from the coding sequence ATGAGTAAATTGCGGGTGGGATTGTTGTTTGGCGGTCGTTCTGGAGAACATGAGGTTTCTATAAGTTCAGCACGGGCGATTGCTTCAGCCCTCAGTGCTGGGGAAAATGCTAATAAGTACGAAATCTTACCTTTTTATATTCAAAAGGATGGGCGGTGGTTAGCAGGTGAAGCGCCGCAAAAGGTTTTGCAGTCGGGTGTACCTCTGTTGGAATCGTCAAACTCCTCATCATCAACCGCAAGTAATATTGTAGCCAATCCGCAGCAACAAACCCTGGAACGTTGGCACTCACCTTCTCAAGTGGCGGAAGTGGATGTTTGGTTTCCCATTCTGCACGGGCCGAATGGTGAAGATGGGACAATTCAGGGCTTACTTACCCTCATGCAAATTCCCTTCGTTGGTTCTGGGGTTTTGGGTTCGGCGCTGGGGATGGATAAGATAGCGATGAAGATGGCTTTTGCCCAAGCTGGTATTCCTCAAGTCAAGTATAAGGCTGTGACTAGAGCGCAGGTATGGTCTAATGCTTGTGTATTTCCTAAATTATGTGATGAAATTGAGGCGGATTTAGGCTATCCCTGTTTTGTGAAACCTGCTAACCTGGGTTCTTCTGTAGGGATTTCCAAAGTGCGATCGCGTCAAGAATTAGAAAATGCTTTAGATAATGCTGCTCATTATGACCGCCGAATTATTGTAGAAGCTGGGGTTGTAGCCAGGGAAGTTGAGTGTGCTGTTTTAGGTAACGACCAACCCCAAGCTTCAGTAGTTGGGGAAATTACCTTTGATAGTGATTTTTATGATTACGAAACTAAATATACTCAAGGCAAAGCAGATTTACTGATTCCTGCTGCCATTCCCGACGAAATCAGCCGTAAAATTCAAGACATGGCTGTGCAAGCCTTCGCTGCTGTTGACGCTGCTGGATTAGCTAGAGTAGACTTTTTCTACGTGGAAGCTACAGGCGAAGTGTTGATCAATGAAATCAATACCCTACCAGGGTTCACCGCTACCAGTATGTATCCCCAACTCTGGGCCTATAGTGGCATCCCCTTTCCAGAATTGGTGGATAGGTTAGTTCAACTGGCAATAGAAAGACATAATCCTAGTGTTTAG